One part of the Rutidosis leptorrhynchoides isolate AG116_Rl617_1_P2 chromosome 1, CSIRO_AGI_Rlap_v1, whole genome shotgun sequence genome encodes these proteins:
- the LOC139885713 gene encoding uncharacterized protein: protein MATAMAIVVRPSPFLGHIASFNHGLSCRKDARITNQASRIKALFWESKKAVDPPDVYLTLDNFTSTKINAKEDSADTEKTKNISVSVVSSILEVSSKEWDACSLDATGPEQFNPFLSHGFLSSLEESRSAVKETGWLPRHIVAQDENKTILGVIPLYLKSHSYGEYVFDHSWADAYYRYGSRYYPKLQCCVPFTPVPGPRILVRNTPYKDQVFNILVSAMKDLAMKFQVSSLHITFSSESEWHALKDKGFLQRTGMQYHWENRNYKNFDDFLMDMKQSKRKNIRQERKKIPAQNLTMKRLRGHEIKAKHWETFYTFYRNTTDNKWGTAYLTRDFFHIMGSKMGDNVMLIVAEEGDEVVAGALNLIGGDTIYGRLWGCLPRVYYPSLHFEACYYQAIEAAIELNLKKVEAGAQGEHKIQRGYLPVTTYSCHYLLDEGFRQVIGNFLSRETDQVKLVTELIKDSGPFKDGIL, encoded by the exons ATGGCAACGGCCATGGCTATCGTTGTACGTCCGTCACCGTTTCTAGGTCACATCGCTTCTTTTAATCAT GGATTGTCATGTAGAAAAGACGCTCGTATAACCAATCAAGCATCTAGAATAAAGGCGTTGTTCTGGGAATCTAAGAAGGCAGTGGATCCTCCTGACGTGTATCTCACGTTAGACAACTTCACATCGACAAAGATTAACGCCAAG GAAGATTCAGCAGACACAGAGAAAACTAAAAACATATCAGTTTCTGTTGTCTCTTCGATTTTGGAAGTTTCATCAAAGGAATGGGATGCATGCAGTCTCGATGCGACTGGACCCGAACAGTTCAATCCCTTTCTTTCTCATGGCTTTCTCTCGAGTTTAGAAGAGTCACGTTCTGCAGTGAAG GAAACAGGATGGCTTCCTCGACACATAGTTGCACAGGACGAAAATAAAACTATCCTGGGAGTGATCCCACTCTATCTTAAAAG TCATTCATACGGTGAATATGTTTTTGACCATTCATGGGCTGATGCCTACTACCGGTACGGGTCAAGGTATTACCCAAAGCTACAATGTTGTGTGCCTTTTACTCCAGTACCTGGTCCAAGGATCTTAGTGCGTAACACTCCATATAAAGATCAAGTATTTAACATTTTAGTATCTGCTATGAAGGATTTGGCCATGAAG TTTCAAGTGTCATCATTACACATAACATTTTCTTCTGAAAGCGAATGGCATGCGTTGAAGGACAAAGGGTTTTTGCAGAGGACTGGTATGCAGTATCACTGGGAAAACCGAAATTACAAAAA TTTTGATGATTTCTTGATGGACATGAAGCAAAGCAAAAGAAAAAATATTCGGCAAGAGCGTAAGAAG ATACCTGCTCAAAATCTTACAATGAAGCGGCTACGGGGTCACGAAATTAAG GCCAAGCACTGGGAGACGTTTTATACGTTCTACAGGAACACTACAGACAACAA GTGGGGTACTGCTTATCTAACAAGAGATTTTTTTCATATCATGGGGTCAAAGATGGGGGATAATGTAATGCTAATTGTCGCCGAGGAAGGTGATGAGGTGGTTGCTGGAGCCCTTAATCTTATTGGAGGAGATACTATATATGGGCGGTTATGGGGATGTTTACCACGAGTGTATTATCCAAGTTTACATTTTGAAGCATGCTACTATCAG GCAATAGAAGCTGCTATTGAGCTGAATCTTAAAAAAGTAGAGGCAGGAGCTCAAGGGGAGCACAAAATTCAACGGGGTTACCTGCCTGTTACCACTTACAGCTGCCATTATTTACTTGATGAAGGCTTTAGGCAAGTCATTGGCAACTTCTTGTCCCGAGAAACAGATCAG GTAAAACTTGTTACGGAGCTTATCAAGGATTCGGGTCCTTTTAAAGATGGGATACTCTAG
- the LOC139849519 gene encoding uncharacterized protein — MVMATRSGDEALESIRATIAEMNQTMIDMNARTNERIDAVLLEHQYFTNELHQFRNGDRQGNRGNQQLTRLTGLEFPKFEGSDVKGWLYRCNQFFTVDHVEEHKKVRIASIHMYDKALTWHQQFVRINGEHIGWAVYEDALLKRFGTTVEDPLNGNGSSLL; from the coding sequence ATGGTGATGGCGACGAGATCAGGAGATGAAGCGCTGGAATCAATTAGGGCTACAATAGCAGAGATGAATCAAACGATGATTGATATGAATGCACGCACAAATGAACGAATTGATGCAGTGTTGCTTGAGCATCAATATTTCACTAATGAACTTCACCAATTCAGAAATGGTGATCGACAAGGAAATAGAGGAAACCAGCAATTGACACGTTTGACCGGATTAGAGTTTCCTAAGTTTGAAGGAAGTGATGTAAAGGGATGGCTTTATCGATGTAATCAGTTTTTTACAGTCGATCATGTAGAAGAACACAAAAAGGTCCGAATCGCATCCATTCACATGTATGACAAAGCGTTAACGTGGCACCAACAATTCGTTCGAATTAATGGTGAACACATAGGCTGGGCAGTATATGAAGATGCGTTATTGAAGAGATTCGGTACCACAGTTGAAGATCCGTTAAACGGGAATGGTTCAAGCTTattatga